The proteins below are encoded in one region of Fibrella aestuarina BUZ 2:
- a CDS encoding tRNA-binding protein: MEPLSWTEFERVDMRVGTIQSAEPFPQARKPAYKLTIDFGPEVGIRRTSAQITHLYQPDTLVGQQVVAVVNFPPKQIGPFMSECLVLGSVAPDKTVTLLTTTHPAENGLRIG; encoded by the coding sequence ATGGAGCCCCTTAGCTGGACCGAATTTGAGCGCGTTGATATGCGGGTCGGGACCATCCAGTCGGCCGAGCCCTTTCCGCAGGCCCGCAAACCCGCCTACAAACTCACCATCGACTTCGGCCCCGAGGTGGGTATCCGGCGGACGTCGGCGCAGATCACGCACCTTTACCAGCCCGACACGCTGGTGGGGCAGCAGGTGGTGGCAGTCGTCAATTTTCCGCCAAAACAAATTGGTCCGTTCATGAGCGAATGCCTGGTATTGGGCAGTGTAGCTCCCGACAAAACCGTTACCTTATTAACAACCACCCATCCCGCCGAAAATGGCCTGCGGATCGGATAA
- a CDS encoding auracyanin family protein, with amino-acid sequence MKKLALSLIALSLIHTVTLAQKPASEDDYYRIVTLPVPEGVALEVGGMTSMPDGRLAVSTRRGEVWLIGNPYMQGSRQPTFKRFATGLHEPLGLLYRTTGPFKGELFATQRGEVTRLIDTDGDDIADEYRSFYKWPLSGNYHQYSYGPLPLPDGDMVITLNVDWIGKGGSLSKWRGWMLRLNDKGEMTPWATGLRSPAGFMALRDGSIFYAENQGDWVGSGRVTHLEKGDFAGNPAGLRWSGEEGSPLSLKPEDVPSTGKPMHEVAKTVKNLKVPAVWFPHTLMGISTSDMREDTTNGAFGPFAGQVFVGDQGHSKIMRMTLEKVNGKWQGACFPFREGFQSGILRMLWGQDGSMFVGMTSRGWAATGKSPFGVQRLVWTGKTPFEMKTISSRPDGFEIAFTMPVDRKTGEDPASYSLNSFTYKYHSTYGSPIEDARTVPIRGVILSADGLSARIVADTTLREGYIHEVKAEGVKSATGGLSLLHNTGYYTLNAIAPGDRANVPARMMASASTAPMAHDHSAMMASTTPATNAKGGKAAGKAITPAKKTVAAVAAKRTTEQPADWTNGPDQTISIGTKPGLKFDTEQVEVKAGSRIKWVFNNNDDMLHNCVIVKPGTSASVGEAALKLNLNGAKLNYVPNSPNVLYHTNILQPESAESIYFTAPTEPGNYQFVCTFPGHSMFMVGTLRVVK; translated from the coding sequence ATGAAAAAGCTCGCGCTTTCGCTGATTGCTCTTTCGCTGATTCACACGGTAACGCTGGCGCAAAAACCGGCTAGCGAAGATGATTATTACCGCATCGTGACCCTGCCCGTTCCCGAAGGGGTTGCGCTCGAAGTGGGCGGCATGACCTCCATGCCCGACGGACGGCTGGCTGTAAGCACCCGGCGTGGTGAGGTCTGGCTGATTGGTAACCCCTACATGCAGGGAAGCCGCCAGCCGACGTTCAAACGCTTTGCCACCGGCCTTCACGAGCCGCTCGGCTTGCTCTACCGCACCACCGGCCCTTTCAAGGGCGAGCTGTTTGCTACGCAGCGCGGCGAAGTAACCCGCCTGATCGACACCGACGGCGACGACATTGCCGACGAATACCGCTCGTTTTACAAATGGCCGCTCTCGGGCAACTATCACCAGTACAGCTATGGTCCGCTACCGCTGCCCGATGGCGACATGGTGATCACGCTCAACGTCGACTGGATCGGGAAAGGCGGGAGCCTCTCAAAATGGCGCGGCTGGATGCTGCGGCTGAATGATAAAGGCGAAATGACCCCCTGGGCCACGGGCCTACGCTCGCCGGCGGGCTTTATGGCTCTGCGGGATGGCAGCATCTTCTACGCCGAAAACCAGGGTGACTGGGTTGGCTCGGGCCGGGTGACGCACCTCGAAAAAGGCGACTTTGCCGGTAACCCCGCCGGGTTGCGCTGGAGTGGCGAAGAAGGCTCACCGCTAAGCCTCAAACCCGAAGACGTACCCAGCACGGGCAAACCCATGCACGAAGTGGCTAAAACGGTGAAAAACCTGAAGGTGCCCGCCGTGTGGTTCCCCCATACGCTAATGGGCATCTCGACCTCCGACATGCGCGAAGACACCACCAACGGCGCGTTTGGTCCCTTTGCCGGGCAGGTGTTCGTGGGCGATCAGGGCCACAGCAAGATCATGCGGATGACGCTCGAAAAGGTAAACGGTAAGTGGCAGGGCGCCTGTTTCCCGTTCCGCGAGGGCTTTCAGTCAGGGATTCTGCGGATGCTATGGGGGCAGGACGGCTCTATGTTCGTGGGGATGACCAGCCGGGGCTGGGCCGCAACGGGCAAATCGCCGTTTGGCGTGCAGCGCCTCGTCTGGACGGGTAAAACACCTTTCGAGATGAAGACCATCAGCTCGCGGCCCGACGGTTTCGAGATCGCGTTCACCATGCCTGTCGATCGTAAAACTGGCGAAGACCCGGCTAGTTACAGCCTCAATAGCTTCACCTACAAGTACCACAGCACCTACGGCAGCCCCATCGAAGACGCCCGCACCGTACCCATCCGGGGCGTCATCCTGAGCGCCGACGGTCTCTCGGCCCGGATTGTGGCCGACACTACGCTGCGCGAAGGCTATATTCATGAAGTGAAAGCCGAGGGTGTCAAATCGGCTACGGGCGGGCTGTCGCTGCTGCACAACACCGGCTACTACACACTCAACGCCATTGCCCCTGGTGACCGCGCCAACGTACCGGCCCGCATGATGGCGTCGGCGAGCACCGCACCGATGGCCCACGACCACTCGGCTATGATGGCGAGCACCACGCCCGCTACCAACGCGAAGGGCGGTAAAGCCGCTGGCAAAGCGATTACGCCCGCCAAAAAGACGGTGGCCGCCGTAGCCGCCAAGCGCACGACGGAGCAGCCCGCCGACTGGACCAACGGCCCCGATCAGACGATCAGCATCGGCACCAAACCGGGCCTGAAATTCGATACGGAGCAGGTGGAAGTGAAAGCGGGTAGCCGGATCAAATGGGTCTTCAACAACAACGACGACATGCTCCACAACTGCGTGATTGTGAAGCCGGGTACGTCGGCGTCGGTGGGTGAGGCAGCCCTGAAGCTGAACCTCAACGGCGCGAAGCTCAACTACGTACCCAACTCGCCGAACGTGCTGTACCACACGAATATTCTGCAACCCGAATCGGCGGAGAGCATCTACTTCACCGCCCCCACCGAGCCCGGCAATTACCAGTTCGTCTGTACCTTCCCCGGCCACTCCATGTTCATGGTAGGTACGTTGCGCGTCGTGAAATAG
- a CDS encoding NADAR family protein, producing MLYTIDSLVADFQRKKKLKFLFFWGHQPAKNGELTASCFSQWWASPFEVEGIRYATAEHWMMAQKAALFNDNDAFQRVIAAKSPGEAKQIGRQVRGFNDTIWNGRRYDLVMQGNKHKFSQHETLKTFLLNTNDRVLVEASPVDRIWGIGLAASDERVTNPGQWQGLNLLGFALMDVRDQLRHE from the coding sequence ATGCTGTATACGATCGACTCACTCGTCGCCGATTTTCAACGGAAAAAGAAGCTAAAATTCCTGTTCTTCTGGGGACATCAACCCGCCAAAAACGGGGAGCTAACAGCGTCATGCTTTAGCCAGTGGTGGGCATCTCCCTTTGAGGTTGAGGGTATACGGTATGCTACGGCTGAACACTGGATGATGGCTCAGAAGGCGGCCCTGTTCAATGACAACGACGCTTTCCAGCGAGTGATCGCTGCCAAATCACCCGGAGAAGCCAAACAGATTGGACGACAGGTACGTGGCTTCAATGATACGATCTGGAATGGCCGCCGGTATGATCTGGTCATGCAGGGTAATAAACACAAGTTCAGTCAGCACGAAACGCTCAAAACGTTTCTGCTCAATACGAATGATCGGGTGCTGGTCGAAGCAAGCCCTGTCGATCGTATTTGGGGTATCGGGCTGGCTGCTTCCGACGAGCGGGTTACCAACCCTGGTCAGTGGCAGGGGCTGAATCTGCTTGGGTTTGCCCTGATGGATGTGCGCGACCAATTGCGGCACGAGTAA
- a CDS encoding DUF4230 domain-containing protein: MNRLIRLGFWGLLVVGLLAVWEQVRTAPFMARFTRQPDQTTHSVVLERVTALGKLELVRYTFKDIVEHEQVNTILPNSRAVLIIEGEAVGCVDLTKITPDDVITQGDSLTLRLPAPEVCVWKINHQRSRVYDTQYTFLNEAQLVSDAYRRAEAQVKASALQSGILGQTRQNAVTLLRPLLGQLTKKRVGLVFR; this comes from the coding sequence ATGAATCGACTTATTCGCCTCGGTTTTTGGGGGCTTCTTGTTGTTGGGTTACTGGCCGTTTGGGAGCAGGTACGTACCGCCCCATTTATGGCCCGCTTCACCCGGCAACCCGACCAGACGACGCATAGTGTGGTGCTCGAACGCGTCACAGCGCTGGGCAAACTCGAACTGGTACGCTACACCTTCAAAGACATCGTGGAGCACGAGCAGGTTAATACCATTCTGCCCAATTCGCGGGCCGTGCTCATCATCGAAGGGGAGGCCGTCGGCTGTGTGGATCTCACCAAAATCACGCCCGACGACGTTATCACCCAAGGCGACTCGCTGACGCTGCGCCTGCCAGCCCCGGAGGTATGCGTCTGGAAAATCAATCATCAGCGGTCGCGGGTTTACGATACGCAGTACACGTTCCTGAACGAGGCGCAGCTGGTGAGCGATGCCTACCGCCGGGCCGAAGCGCAAGTAAAAGCCTCGGCGCTGCAAAGCGGCATTCTCGGCCAAACCCGGCAGAATGCGGTTACGCTATTACGCCCGCTGCTGGGCCAGCTAACCAAAAAGCGGGTAGGTCTTGTATTTCGATAG